The Ovis canadensis isolate MfBH-ARS-UI-01 breed Bighorn chromosome 13, ARS-UI_OviCan_v2, whole genome shotgun sequence genome includes a region encoding these proteins:
- the SCAND1 gene encoding SCAN domain-containing protein 1, with product MAAPEQSLAPAGSPAPSSGKEGAGPSSGTEGDPAGSSSTPEAPPSIPNSSNPSAAVPEANVTPPAAASAALDLPVGPAPQGPAPLAEASPRSPPGPGGSRPGPETFRQRFRQFRYQDAAGPREAFRQLRDLSRQWLRPDIRTKEQIVEMLVQEQLLAILPEAARARRLRRRTDVRITG from the coding sequence ATGGCGGCCCCCGAGCAAAGCTTGGCTCCAGCCGGAAGCCCCGCGCCATCCTCGGGGAAAGAAGGAGCCGGCCCGAGCTCAGGCACGGAGGGTGACCCTGCGGGCTCCTCCTCGACTCCTGAAGCCCCACCATCTATCCCCAACTCCTCCAATCCCAGCGCCGCGGTCCCCGAAGCGAATGTTACGCCTCCTGCGGCGGCCTCCGCCGCCCTAGACCTGCCTGTCGGACCCGCACCCCAGGGCCCTGCGCCGCTTGCCGAAGCCTCTCCGCGCTCCCCTCCAGGTCCTGGCGGCTCCCGGCCCGGCCCAGAGACTTTCCGCCAGCGATTCCGGCAGTTCCGCTACCAAGACGCTGCAGGCCCACGGGAGGCTTTCCGACAGCTTCGGGATCTCTCGCGCCAGTGGCTGCGGCCCGACATCCGCACAAAGGAGCAGATCGTGGAGATGCTAGTGCAGGAGCAGCTTCTCGCCATCCTGCCCGAGGCGGCGCGGGCCCGGCGGCTTCGCCGCCGCACCGACGTGCGCATCACCGGCTGA